The nucleotide sequence CATGGATAATATCCATCCATTATACTTATCTGTATAGTATAATAAATAGTCTAGTGTGTGATATGTGGTACTGCTTCATTTGAAAGAGACAGAGATTATCTAATCATATACTGTAGAGTGTTTTGTGCGTGTATGTTCACGTCCTCCAATAAACCCATAGAGCAAGGCATAgtcgtgtctttgtgtgtgtgatttctaTAGTTTATTATTACCTGAGTACATAAACAGCTCTTGCATAACGTGTCTCTTGCACATGTGCTTCAGATGTCCCCATGAAGTCTCATTTGCTcaagcactctcagacagatcAAAGGACTTGCTCCTGAGGTCAATGCAATTATCAGACCCCACACATGATGTCATTTACCTGTATCTGCAGTTAGACTAACAGTCATACATTGGGCTATCTAATATTAAGTCTTTAAAGTTATAGTTCATCCCCCTACAATCATAAAATGTTTGTCattccatcatttattcactctcatgtagTTTAAAATGGGTATAActaattttgagaaatgtcaacaGGGTCCAATGTTGTCTGggtaccaacgttcttcaaaatatgttcttttgtgttctgaagaagaaagtcacatagTATGGAATGAtactgcggactatattaaaaaggaattgcaaactgcatttgcaaatgctttttctatttgtcgtgtcaaaattgtgacataattcaaacgcaattgcaaaccgtttgcatttgcatttacgcgaacgtacaatgtctgccaaatttcaaaaggaaaagcaaagtctatttgcaaatgaattacctgtgtcttacgagttacgaccctgccagatttaaatcgcaatagcaattccccatatgctatttcacttcctctggcgtcgcgtataagcctgccaaaactcaaatgaaatcgcaaattcctttgcatttgcgtttcctctgacttgtacagaaacctgtcaatcaatggcgggggtgggctttgtatcgggaagtgacgttATTCACCGTCGCAGTGGTGGCAGTCAGTCCAACACTAAGGTGACACCGgttgatgtcccagaactgaaaattgctaacattcttccaaatatctttctttttgttcaacagaacaaagaaatttacacaggtttggaacaacttgagggtgagtaaatgaggacagaattttcattttggggtgaactgtccctttaaatatttttaagttttgagTTTGATTTTAGTTATTAGatgttttcacattttgttcAGATATAGgttttcaaattgttttacaaaTGCGACTGCATTTTATTAAGGTTTTTGTAGTTATATTTTTGGTATTTTCCTGCCTTTATTTCGACAGGACAGTAGAGATTTTGAAAGGATAGGAGATAGGGGTGTAAGATCGGCACAGGACCTCAAGCCAGTATTCGAACTCAGGTTGCCGAAGGAACAGTTGCACCATATGTCGGAGCGCTGCCCAAGGCTGTCAGCTCTGACGTTTTATTAAGGTTTTATGTCTAAAGTCTGTATTCCAAAAACTGGTTAAGTTAAGGTTACCCGGTTAACCTGAGGGTTTGTTTTCATTAGGCTGGATGGTCTTTGGGATCCTGTCTGTTCCGGATGAGAGCTTGTTCATTGGCTTCAGCCTGTAGCTATAGAACTGTCTGTGTTAATGAATTAAACTGTGCTGGCTAATGAACAGAAAGACATGGCCGCGGAGACGAAATAATGGGTGTGCAAAGAGCAGAAATGTGGTTTTACCTGCTGCTGGGGAACAGACTCCTCATTAGTTCATTTCTGCTTACAGAGCTTATAACATTCTGACCACTGGTTGATTGCTCTGCGCCATACAGTAGCACAATGAAACGTTTATAATGTCTGCCATTGTTCCCTGTCCTTATATTCCCTGTCCCTCTTTAACCTAACATTCTAGATAGTCATTTACACATCAAACAGACACTTTTAACCAAAGCAACTTATAGTGCATTTCTTGGGATTTGGGGTGTAACAGTTGAGCTACAATAGTAAATATGCTTTCTGAGAGGATCGATTAGATGTTGAGATATAATGAAAAGATTGTTACAACTCTTTATTGTCTAATTGCACAAAACCAATTCTCTCCCTTTTGGAAATGTACtcaggatctgttgacagaaatgcaatataatatacataactatgtcttcagaggtgtataaagaccttacataatgaagcattatgtttttattaccttagaatgagctatttctatctaaatactgtacatcgcgggttcccttacatggaattcaccatgttgtttctacactagccctaaatggacaaactgctctacagagcatgtttcataaatacgctatgtccttcggcaaagaagagaaaacttgacaacatcttagttctgtgcagccacagtagtgcttcaaaagggaggggtgaagtgagccgttggttgcaattcgcaacctcaccactagatgccgctaaatgtcGTACACTGGCCCTTTAAAGACTAAGCTTGCACTACATAATTCTATTGGTTCTGTGGATTGCTGTAAACTTTATAATATGAAATGGTTTTCCAATATACACACCTTTTTCAACAGTGCGCTCCAACAGTCACATTATATTGTCCCAAGGAACTCAGTCTTGGTCACAGTGCTGTCTACCATCATATTGATTCATTGCattaaatgcaatttaaatgCTATGCAGGAGATTTGGCTGTGCAGGCGATTAAACAAAATTGTTGGGGTGATTCATCTTTGTCCAGAGGATTTGGGTTTAGCTGAATATCACAGGCTCAAGTACACTCCACCTCCAGCCtgtaaaacatcaaaacaacatCCGTTCTCCCACTGGGGCCAGATTTGTCACCGTCTTACAACACAGAGGTCTGTAAAGTGCTGTTTTACTTGTATTCagtttgaaaaaacaaacagctaaATAACTGCAGTTGTGGATATTACAGCAACTGAAATAGCACCATTCAATTTTTAAAGGGCTTTATGTCTTCAATAACTGATTTTGTTAGAGCAAAACGGTTATTTAATTTTATCTCCCAATTTCAAAATTGTAAATGAAGATGAAAGAGATTAGAACAAACTGAACTGGCAAAGACAAAATGAATGGCCCGTATTTAACAGTGTGTCCAATGAGTATTTTACATTTGTGCAATAAGATATTGAAATGAACTCGGAAGACTCAAAAAGTGTGTTATCAATCAATAATATGCAAAAAGAATGACAGTTTCATTTTTCCCAAATGTCCTGTTGGCCCGTGACTGGACAAACAAGTGGTCCTGCTTCAAACGTGCTATCATTGAAATCATTGATGTTGCTGTTTCGTCCTCATAGGGATGctcaaacattgttttttcataGCTTTACAAATATGTACATATACTTGTTTAAGCTAATTAATCTGTACGGACGATagtgttttaataataaaaaagtaaattgtaaataaaatcattGTATTGTAAATAAAGGACACTCTTGAACTTTTAAGTAGCCTATATCTGCAAAAGATAATGACTAAAGTGAACAAATAAAGCATGCAGACACCTTTTAAAAGTAGAtcttaatataaacattttattcagtgcattgtatgtacagtacacaacaaataagaaacaactgtcagtacatacagtatatgttttacAGTTTAATCCTGGTAGTTTGGAACACATGATCCAACGAGGAGATAATACATATAACCTACATCATGCAGCTCTATTCCGCACCTGCCTGCAGTCTCCCATGCAACAGATACTGTATGTTCatctaaaacatgaaaataacccAGAAGGAAAAGAAGTGAGAAGGACCCCCGTAGCATATGAAGTTATGTTGCCAAAGGAAAAGAATATATACTGCAGCCCACAAAAAGTCCTTAATGTACACAACCTGATTTGTACATGCCCTGTACAAGagtttttttatgtgtgtatttGATCTTTTTCACTTTTACAAATTAGACATATAGCTTAACAAATTTCAATCAACTTAAAATTCCACAGTATCTTTTATGTTTGCTTGTTTAAATAGAAAATCGTCACCACCATAAGTTACTTGGATAGATACACAAAAACAAGAGTCCAGGTGGGACTTCACCATCATGTCTCAAAAATCTCCATTAACAGTGACCAGCTTTGACCAGAGGAGAGCGGACATGGGTGGGAAAGGCAAAAAAACACGCTCACAGACTAGAGGAACTACGAGTCAACAGGACACGAAAGATACAGAAGGGAAGATTTTAAACAGCCCTCTCACATCCAAAATCACACCAGCTAATGCATTACCTCAAATAACGACACCCCCATCCCCTTTAACCCACCCTTAACCTCGCCCatccaaaatgtacacaaaaacCAGTTGATCACCTCCCGTCATGCGTGTTTACATACTGGTGTGGTTTGACATCTCGAGGGAACTCTCGCAGTTCAGTCTTTGGTGTGCTGGATCTCCAGTCACTCTTTGAACTTTATAAAACACTGATATGAGGGAAGAACAAGAGGAAGAATTAAGAAAAGCTCAACGGCTAATTGAAACAATTAGCAAGCAAGACGGATCCACGGCCTCTCTGTTCCGAGAGGTTCAACGTCTCTTTACGTGTGAGCAGAACGCAGGCTTTGTATTCCCATGCTAGAGAGCACGCCCTCTTAGCCAGTGCACTAGAACGCAGGAGAGTTAGcgccagcccccccccccccccacacgcACACCAGGGATGGGGGGCTTCTCTATCACTTCACACCCAGGAAGCATGGAGGACAGGGGTGCTTCATTTTCACCGCACCCAAGCAGCTAAACCCTCACTCACTGCCCTGAACTCTTAACAAGCGCATTTGTTGATCAGGACCCTAGTCAATGAATCTCGATGACTGAAGTTAAACCCAACAGCTGAGAGGAACCAAAACCAACCGTCCCATTGTATTAAAGGCTACAATTTTTGAGTTTCGTATGCAAAAGGCTAATATAGGTGGTGATCTatgaaaaaaacgaacaaaaagcTAAAAAACAAAATTAGCTGACTGTAAAGATCAATCGAATGTCACTCTAGTTTGGAAAGTGTTACGTGGTTATGTAATGTTTCATGTTATGTCGTCCTGAACCGCTGATAGCTTTTGGAGAGAAGTCTGTGTGAAGTCACAAGCATTCCGAGGTTTTGGTGAAGGCGTAAGGTTGGGCCGGGACAGCCGCGCTACGTCGACTCGTTCTGACTCACAGCTTTGCCTCCGTTCAGCATAGCCGAGGCACTCCGGCTTTTAGTGGGTGTCCCGCTGCCAGAGCGCGAGAACTCAGTCAAGTCGTGCAGAGAGGGCTCCCTGTACATGGCcactgaacaacacaaacagagagagagagagagagagagagagagaaagtgtttGGTTAGTTAGAGTTTCTCACATTTTCTGTTTGATGTTAATTGAAAATGGTAATTGGATGCAAATATGCCTCTTTACTTAATGGAAGCCAGTGATTAAGGTGAAGTGTTAAGATGAAAGTACACTTTGCTTGTCCGCTTCAGGATGCAGGCAGTCCATGTAATTTGTATCAGaagtgtcactttaagaaaaaaCCAATgctcatttactgtatttacaaaaatcatacattttgttacagttttttttttaaatatagccAATAGTTATAATTTGCAAACCTGATTTTTCAACCTACTGTATTTATCTCTTGCTATAGACAACACAGACACATCACTAATTCCTAATCCAAGGGCTTCAGGCAACACATTTGGGTGATTCTATAGAATAGGTCAAATTTAATTACCTacgattaaaaataaatgttacaattttatatacagtcgcagaaaaaattaagagactattttcagtttttctgaattcacTATTTATATGtgcttttaataaatatttattatttatatatattttgtagggctgtaaaacaattacaattttttatcaaattaatTACATTATGTTGCGATTAATTAATCTAATTAAttgcaacttaaataattaCACATCACATTTGGGgtcaaaatatcattttaagccataataagacaACACAGAAAGTAGCTTCAGATGTTCAGAAGCTGAACatgaattattataattaaagaTCAAAACactttggttactaacattcttaagaaatatcttcctttttccCCATAGAAATAGTCATTCATGTTTGAAACGACATAagggaaagtaaatgtaaataagcagAATTTTTGGGGGGCAAACTATCACCAATTTATtagtattgttattatttaacttttttattttaatactgttaAAATTCTTTGAAGAATTAAAAACTGCCAGTAGGTAGCAGTAAATGTCATTAATTCTTAGATTCACTGAACTTGTTTAGGAATGCAGTAAATGACTCTTTATTAATGAGCCACTGATTAATTGATTCACCCAATAGATGCTTTCTAGGTAATATTTTTGTTGAAaaattaggaaaacaaacaatgttgtctataaaatatatcttaaaattaatttcttatttaatgaactgttttataaaatcaACATGACATGCACTTGTGGTTTTCTCGACAAAAAGAGCACTGCTATGATGCTGCGCTTGTGTGAttgctaaatactaaataaatatgagacAAAAGCTCATTCAGGGTAATTTTTGCACAGATATCTTTAATTTTAGGTACTTTCTGGCCGTATTCTGTATGTAACACACAGTAAGTTGTGCCAGCATCATATTTGTCACCAGTCAACTGTATGAAATGTAAGATGACCTACTTACGTCTGGGGTGGGGCGGGTGCGTTAAATGCGTTAAAAGTTTTAATCACGTTAATTTTCCATAACGCACAGCATTAAATGCACAGCCTTAATATTTTGTGACCATTTTCTAATTTATTTGGACACAGCAGACTAAAACATTcttgtaatgaaataaaaaataaacctaatgaatgaattatttaaaaaaattctatttAGGTGCATAGTAAAAGTTGCAATAGCAAATTATTGTAAGAGTTGTTTTACACCTGTGCACATGTGAACCAAATGGAACACTAATGATCTTTTCACATCATCACTCCAGAAATCCACTAGACAGCCAATGTGCTAAAATTCCATGCGACGCCTCATCGTCCTAATGATTAATATGTTGTACTTTGAGCATTACAAAGACTTCCTTTAACCTCACACAAAGCTTCTTTTGTCTGCAACAGGCGATCGATACAGCACTTAAGTGGAAAGCTCGAAGAATCAATATGTGACATATTGGTTGTGCAACCGAGCTTCTCGCTAGAGGAACGCAGGAGTCTCAGAGACTAGAGGCTGCGGACTGTGGAGCTCTTTCTCAGGCATTTGTCATCTACCGTCTCATCATTACAGTCTTCAGTACTAATGTGTTTCAAATGTGACAAAATATATGCCAATAAATGGTGTTGACCACAATTGTCGATgatgtttcagaaagttttttgtCCAATTACAGTAATTGTGCATAATTGGGTCCACAGGCTCTGTGGGTAAATAGGAATAATGGGTAAGCTCCTATAGGCTGAATGTaagtgtatacagtatgtgtgtctgCTGGCAGCTGAACCTGTGTTCACAGACAGTTCCCTAATAGGACTACTATTCGAGAATCTTCATAAGCCAGCGAGCAAACTTCCATTTCCTTTTGTTCCCTCTCTCACTTTAAATTATGCAACTCTCCAGAAAAGTTCAATCAGCGAGACTCATGACTGATACAAGTCTTGCATTTCTTCATGAAAGATTTTCATGCATTTGAACATATAATTGGCTAAATCACAGTAAAGCGTGATTTAAGAAGATTGTGAATGCTACAAAAATCGTATTTCTTAAATTCCTAATTAGTGTTTTTTCTTCTCCAGTAAACCCCTCTACAGGTATAAACATTTTAGATAAATTCATATGAGAAGCAAGTTAAAAACTTTTCTCTGAGAGCGAACATAAGTGATTTTGTCACTTATAttaccaaaataaatgtttgcgcAATGGCTACTGACAACGGTAAATCTCTGAATGCAGTTTGGACGCAACACTCCCACTGTCTCCTTATTACATTACCAGCTTTCATCATTATCCTCTCGAAGCATCTTTAGAAAGCGAAAACGCAGCGGCTTAAACATTTTCCCTGAGAACAAAATGTTTCTCGGAAGCAAAACACTCAGTTCTAATTTTCTAATTAccatcaaataaaaaatcagcGTAAGGAATGAAAAGTGTTATTGATTTCTGTAAGTGGCTGAATTGAACAGACATTATGTTCAAACACTCATTTGTGTAATTTGATGAGCATCTTATGGACTGAAGAACCATCTCAtcctcattaaaaaaaatcccaaTTATGTGTCTTAACTAAATGAGGAGCGGTGCATTAAAAGTAAATCTAAAAGCAATAACACCACTGTTTACCTCTGAACTGACACATATTTGACTCCCAGGCTTAAGCGTAATATTTATGCATAATGTATGCTCCCTGTAGATAAAAGCCATGAGGAACTTCACAATTGAATGAGTTTCTGTTATCTTCTGCTTTGGAATGGTTGAATTGGTCTAAATGGAAGAGTTCTGCTCTGTGAGCTGTCAAAAGCACAGCGAGTCTGTTTTATCATCCTGAAGCTTCCTGCAACAGACGATGTCTTAAAGTGTCTGATTGCGCTGGCGTCCTCAAGGACTCCACGGCTCTATCCACACCTCACCACTTCAGCGCACACTCTGGGACCAGCCATTCCCAAAGGGCCCACGGAGAAAACAGTGCATCACACTGAACACAGGTGGAGAGACAGAGTTTTTTCTGGAGACAATGAAGGAGCAGATTGTGTGCTCACAGTTCCAGAGCCCATTATTTGGAGTTTTCAGAAGGATCTAATAGAATTTCATTTcgacaataaaaacatgcacaatAACACGACGAGATGGCTTTTTGTCATTTCCAGTCCGGTGGATTAATCACCAGGCTACCCACAACCTCTGACCAATAAATTTCcattatgtttttacattaaaatcttTTACAGAGATTGCACTCGCAAAGAGCTAATTCAAGCCCATAAAATGTTTCTCAGCCATTTCAATTAATATTCTAGACACAGACATAAAATGACTGTGGAAACCCTGAATCATTattctatttttaaaaaccttcgaaaatacaaaataaaagagcatTACATTCTGCATTAAAATGCCACAGAAATTCATTTGCCTTACCTTTCAAAGGCTTAGGAAGGAAGTGTGCAGCGGGCTTGTTCTTTTTTACGTGATTGCCCTTCATGATCTCTCCTTCCTTATTCAGGCCCAGGTACCAGCCCCTGCCTGACTGCTGCTGTCTGTAGATCATGGAGGAGTACGTCACATAGTAGTTCTCAAACACCGACTCTTTAAACTTGCACTCCGGCGTGAAGTGttcctggagaggagagagatgatGCACGATGAGGACACTTGATTGGTCAGAAATTAAATGTGCTTCATCATATACACAGCAGACAGTAAGTGCACTTATGCTGATAGCAGTGATACTGAAAGTGCATACTAGGTCTGGGTGATATATCGAATACTTGTGATTATTTCACCATTCTTAATTGGTCCCAgtgtacaaaatgttttttttttgcatatccATCCTTCTAAAATCACTATTTCATATTGACTGCCTTTTCTCGCTTGGTCTGTCGCATACATTCTCTCATTAGCACTTCCAAGCCGATTTTTAGTGTGGAGTTGCATAACATGCTAATGGAGTTCTGGTTTGGATCTTTCTTCAGCTCGGTCTATGGATCGGGCAGTATTGAATGTGTGAGCACTTCATTGAGTCATTATTAAAGCTCGCCTCCCACTAGGCTCGAACTATTATTGACTATGTACTTCATTAGGATTTTGCAAACAATGTAAGCGGGTACATGCGAGACGGTGCGTGGAGTAACAGCAAATTACATTAATCCACAACTAATCAGGTGTCCAACTCATCCGCCTGcctaaaataaagattttacaGTATCCATCTCTTTAAATGTAGGAgtgaagtaaattcaaacagAAAGTCATTAGAAGAGGTTAGATTAATATCCACACTGAGCCTTCGGGCCGCTGTTGCAGTAACAGAACGACTCCGGTAAAATGGATTACAGCACCTCAGGGTCCCGTGGCTGTAATCTTTACTTTTTGAACGTAGCAAATGATGTGGAAATATTCCAGAGAGAGCTGTAAATCAAATGATGTGTTTTCGTCTGAGCGAGGGAAGAAAGAAACTGTAAATAATCTTTGTGTCACTTGTTACAGATCACTAAGGAAATAATTACTTTAACTCTGAAAGCTTGATGCACTTGAAAGGAAATTCCTGAGATTTATTGAGGAAAGTGTGCATGAAGTCACAGCAAATTGTGCTATTTCATACTGCTTCCTGCATGAATTACATAAGAATGTTTGCACATGCATATTTATAACGAACATGCACAAAGTGTGTCAAAATCGCAACGCAATAAAGCATCGTGAATAAAAAACATCTCTACCATAAAAAATGAGTTTATGTCCTGACGAACATtgcaacacaataaaacacttgATTGGTTGTTATTTCATGGCACCTCATTGGGTAGTCCTGTCCTGTCCACAGACACATATTACATTgtagcagatgttttttttattaaaaatttcATACATATTTAGAATTATCACAACAATTAGAAATGCAGCTATTGCAACAGAACTGCCAAGAACGTCCCTTCATGTCCATACGCTGCTTAGGGTCCTCCACTCACGTCACTGGGTGGTCTGTTTCCCAAACCTAAAGCCAAAGGGAGTGCTCCCATGCTCGGCATAAAGACCTGAGTCGTCCCTTACCAACCAAGTGACTCACACAGACGCTGGGCACACACTCATACCAACAGGAACATTCATGATGTCACAGAGCAGCCGTGACATCGCACCTCCTCTGGGACAGGCTGTCGACCAGGTGCCAAGCTACATCTCGTAAACACCCGGAGAGTTCAGGAAACACTGGACAGCATTGAAAGCCACTTTGAGGGTCTGCTGCGGTCAGCTCAACGCGAGAGTTTAATCTGTGAGATCCCAAAACCAGGGACGAGTTTTCAATCGATACCTCAGCTGTGAAAAACATCACTGAAATCGATTTACACAAGATGGGCCGACTCAACTTCAGTCAGCTATGATTATTTTGGCTGAGACACCAATACGAGACGCACTCAATGTGAGAACTCATAGAAAGGCAGCATCTCATTTCATCCATCCATTCTGTTCCAGTCAGAAGACAACATTTACTCTTAGACATCCAGACTTCCTGCATCTGCTCAATTTAAGCAGATTaccatgaagtataagttacgCCATTTATACAGCTATTCTGTTGCCACAAACAGCGCTTAATGTCTCAACTGAAGGTCATAATAATTACAGCCAATTGAATCACAAATGCATTACGCCGTACTAAAGCCTATCTTACTGGAAATAATGAATGATGACTATATTAAaagcataaacaaaaacaaacaagagcAGGGTGTTGAGAGTGTGAGGGCATGATGTGTGTCACTTGGCAACTGCTAAATTCATGAGGCTAATAGGATGCTTTACAGGGTTGGTGACTGAACAATGAGTTGGCAGAACTGATTTAAATGATCATGAATCATGTTCTTTTGTTAATGTTACAATAACAGGAAATAAATCGTGAAAACAACTTCTCatgaaaacaaacctgttttagTCAGCATCAGCTGCCAAATCTTCGTCCAAAATCTCGCTTCAAATAAGTGCCGTT is from Triplophysa rosa linkage group LG13, Trosa_1v2, whole genome shotgun sequence and encodes:
- the fgf13a gene encoding fibroblast growth factor 13a isoform X3; this translates as MSGKVAKPKEDKDASKEPQLKGIVTKLYSRQGFHLQLQADGTIDGTKEEDSGFAMFNLIPVGLRVVAIQGVQTKLYLAMNSEGYLYTSEHFTPECKFKESVFENYYVTYSSMIYRQQQSGRGWYLGLNKEGEIMKGNHVKKNKPAAHFLPKPLKVAMYREPSLHDLTEFSRSGSGTPTKSRSASAMLNGGKAVSQNEST